One region of Glycine max cultivar Williams 82 chromosome 9, Glycine_max_v4.0, whole genome shotgun sequence genomic DNA includes:
- the LOC100781637 gene encoding transcription factor MYB16, giving the protein MGRSPCCDKVGLKKGPWTPEEDQKLLAYIEEHGHGSWRALPAKAGLQRCGKSCRLRWTNYLRPDIKRGKFSMQEEQTIIQLHALLGNRWSSIATHLPKRTDNEIKNYWNTHLKKRLDKMGIDPVTHKPKNDALLSTEGPSKIAANISHMAQWESARLEAEARLARESKLRSSSHSSSSSLHHTLIGTSASSSSSLSLDHAWKNGGSTITITVNATRVSDLESPTSTLSENNVPPINNITSTVIEFVGSSERRTVKEEGDQEWNKLGYHESSTHLGEYKDGMENSMPFTSSLHELTMTMATTWGSSTSSAHEHAHVAEEGCFTNLLLNTNSGGHLSLSPEDGGESNYCHNNAGSSDAGSGNNGDLYQENKNYWNNILNLMNYSSPSDSPMF; this is encoded by the exons ATGGGAAGATCACCATGCTGTGACAAGGTGGGTTTAAAGAAGGGACCGTGGACGCCAGAGGAAGATCAGAAGCTCTTGGCTTATATTGAAGAACATGGCCATGGAAGCTGGCGTGCTTTGCCAGCAAAAGCTg GACTTCAGAGGTGTGGCAAAAGTTGCAGGTTGAGATGGACTAATTATCTAAGGCCTGATATTAAGAGGGGAAAGTTCAGCATGCAAGAGGAGCAAACCATCATTCAACTCCATGCACTATTAGGGAACAG GTGGTCTTCAATAGCTACACATTTGCCAAAGAGAACAGATAATGAGATCAAGAACTACTGGAACACTCATCTTAAGAAAAGGTTAGACAAAATGGGCATTGACCCTGTGACCCACAAGCCCAAGAACGATGCCCTTCTCTCCACCGAGGGCCCTTCCAAGATTGCTGCCAACATCAGCCACATGGCTCAGTGGGAGAGTGCCAGGCTCGAAGCAGAAGCAAGATTGGCCAGAGAATCAAAACTACGTAGTTCTTCacactcatcatcatcatcattacaCCACACCCTAATTGGCACTTctgcatcatcatcatcatcactttCTCTTGATCATGCTTGGAAAAATGGTGGTAGTACTATTACTATAACTGTTAATGCAACTAGGGTTAGTGACCTTGAGTCCCCCACGTCTACCTTATCTGAGAACAATGTGCCAccaattaataatattactagTACTGTGATTGAGTTTGTGGGTTCTTCAGAGAGAAGGACGGTGAAGGAAGAGGGAGATCAAGAGTGGAACAAATTAGGTTATCATGAAAGCTCCACCCATTTGGGAGAGTACAAAGATGGCATGGAGAACTCAATGCCTTTCACGTCTAGTCTACATGAGTTGACAATGACCATGGCAACCACGTGGGGTTCTAGTACTAGTAGTGCACATGAACACGCACATGTTGCTGAGGAGGGTTGTTTCACCAATCTTTTGCTGAATACTAACTCTGGCGGCCACCTGAGTTTGTCACCCGAGGACGGTGGAGAGTCTAATTATTGTCACAATAATGCTGGTAGTAGTGACGCTGGTAGTGGTAACAACGGTGACTTGTACCAAGAGAACAAGAATTATTGGAATAACATTCTTAATTTGATGAATTATTCTTCCCCTTCGGATTCACCAATGTTCTGA
- the NLP2 gene encoding NAC domain-containing protein 100-like isoform X1, protein MGSMENVSKPRKENQKFELPAGFRFHPRDEELINHYLTKKVVDNCFCAVAIAEVDLNKCEPWDLPGLAKMGETEWYFFCVRDRKYPTGLRTNRATDAGYWKATGKDREIIMENALIGMKKTLVFYKGRAPKGEKTNWVMHEYRLEGKHNQPNPGKSEWVICRVFEKSPCGKKMHVLKCGRLNNSSGEEPSSCASLLPPLIDSSPYNSETRTTTAGELSQLTCFSDPNQTEDQNNTHDDIVDSMETPILNFSPSSRPDDASTLAKATLSSASNQSAQIAHQIGNSQFPDYYHVPQEQSMLRMLMEKQGPIANQIQKPEFSEGRDFDADISSMIYNNDMMHRMFGNQEHSSASAGPVDTDFLWNY, encoded by the exons ATGGGATCAATGGAGAACGTTTCCaaaccaaggaaggaaaaccAGAAGTTTGAATTGCCAGCGGGTTTTAGATTTCATCCAAGGGATGAAGAACTCATAAATCACTACCTTACAAAGAAGGTTGTTGACAACTGTTTCTGTGCTGTGGCCATTGCTGAGGTTGATTTGAACAAGTGTGAGCCATGGGATTTGCCTG gGTTGGCTAAAATGGGTGAAACTGAGTGGTATTTTTTCTGTGTGAGGGACAGAAAATACCCAACTGGTTTAAGGACTAATAGGGCCACTGATGCTGGTTATTGGAAGGCCACAGGCAAAGACAGGGAGATCATAATGGAGAATGCACTCATTGGGATGAAGAAAACCTTGGTTTTCTACAAGGGAAGAGCTCCTAAAGGTGAAAAGACAAACTGGGTTATGCATGAATATAGGTTGGAAGGGAAACATAATCAACCCAATCCTGGAAAG AGTGAATGGGTGATTTGTAGAGTCTTTGAGAAGAGTCCTTGTGGGAAGAAAATGCATGTTCTAAAGTGTGGAAGGCTCAACAACTCCTCTGGAGAGGAACCATCATCATGTGCTTCTCTATTGCCTCCTTTGATAGATTCTTCTCCATACAACAGTGAAACAAGAACCACCACTGCTGGTGAGTTGTCTCAGTTGACATGCTTCTCTGATCCAAATCAAACTGAGGATCAGAACAACACACATGATGACATTGTTGATAGCATGGAAACTCCTATTTTGaacttctcaccctcttcaagACCTGATGATGCATCCACTTTGGCCAAAGCAACCCTTTCTTCAGCTTCAAACCAATCAGCACAGATTGCCCACCAAATTGGGAACTCACAGTTCCCAGATTATTATCATGTGCCTCAAGAACAGTCCATGTTGAGGATGCTGATGGAAAAACAAGGACCAATTGCAAACCAAATTCAGAAACCAGAGTTTTCTGAGGGAAGAGACTTTGATGCTGATATCTCATCTATGATCTACAACAATGACATGATGCACAGAATGTTTGGGAATCAAGAACATTCTTCAGCTTCTGCAGGGCCCGTGGATACTGATTTCCTATGGAATTACTGA
- the NLP2 gene encoding NAC domain-containing protein 100-like (The RefSeq protein has 2 substitutions compared to this genomic sequence): protein MGSMENVSKPRKENQKFELPAGFRFHPRDEELINHYLTKKVVDNCFCAVAIAEVDLNKCEPWDLPGLAKMGETEWYFFCVRDRKYPTGLRTNRATDAGYWKATGKDREIIMENALIGMKKTLVFYKGRAPKGEKTNWVMHEYRLEGKHNQPNPGKSEWVICRVFEKSPCGKKMHVLKCGRLNNSSGEEPSSCASLLPPLIDSSPYNSETRTTTAGELSLLTCFSDPNQTEDQNNTHDDIVDSMETPILNFSPSSRPDDASTLAKATLSSASNQSAQIAHQIGNSQFPDYYHVPQEQSMLRMLMEKQGPIANQIQKPEFSEGRDYDADISSMIYNNDMMHRMFGNQEHSSASAGPVDTDFLWNY, encoded by the exons ATGGGATCAATGGAGAACGTTTCCaaaccaaggaaggaaaaccAGAAGTTTGAATTGCCAGCGGGTTTTAGATTTCATCCAAGGGATGAAGAACTCATAAATCACTACCTTACAAAGAAGGTTGTTGACAACTGTTTCTGTGCTGTGGCCATTGCTGAGGTTGATTTGAACAAGTGTGAGCCATGGGATTTGCCTG gGTTGGCTAAAATGGGTGAAACTGAGTGGTATTTTTTCTGTGTGAGGGACAGAAAATACCCAACTGGTTTAAGGACTAATAGGGCCACTGATGCTGGTTATTGGAAGGCCACAGGCAAAGACAGGGAGATCATAATGGAGAATGCACTCATTGGGATGAAGAAAACCTTGGTTTTCTACAAGGGAAGAGCTCCTAAAGGTGAAAAGACAAACTGGGTTATGCATGAATATAGGTTGGAAGGGAAACATAATCAACCCAATCCTGGAAAG AGTGAATGGGTGATTTGTAGAGTCTTTGAGAAGAGTCCTTGTGGGAAGAAAATGCATGTTCTAAAGTGTGGAAGGCTCAACAACTCCTCTGGAGAGGAACCATCATCATGTGCTTCTCTATTGCCTCCTTTGATAGATTCTTCTCCATACAACAGTGAAACAAGAACCACCACTGCTGGTGAGTTGTCTCAGTTGACATGCTTCTCTGATCCAAATCAAACTGAGGATCAGAACAACACACATGATGACATTGTTGATAGCATGGAAACTCCTATTTTGaacttctcaccctcttcaagACCTGATGATGCATCCACTTTGGCCAAAGCAACCCTTTCTTCAGCTTCAAACCAATCAGCACAGATTGCCCACCAAATTGGGAACTCACAGTTCCCAGATTATTATCATGTGCCTCAAGAACAGTCCATGTTGAGGATGCTGATGGAAAAACAAGGACCAATTGCAAACCAAATTCAGAAACCAGAGTTTTCTGAGGGAAGAGACTTTGATGCTGATATCTCATCTATGATCTACAACAATGACATGATGCACAGAATGTTTGGGAATCAAGAACATTCTTCAGCTTCTGCAGGGCCCGTGGATACTGATTTCCTATGGAATTACTGA